The stretch of DNA GGGGTCCATCAAGGACCGTGTGGCTGCCGCCATGATCGAGGCCGCCGAGGCCTCGGGCGAGCTGACGAAGGACAAGATCATCATTGAGGCCACCTCGGGCAATACCGGTGTGGGGCTGGCCATGGTCGCGGCCATCAAGGGATACCGCATCAAGCTGCTCATGCCCGAAACGGCGAGCGAGGAGCGCAAGATGATCATGGCCGCCTACGGGGCGGAGCTGGAGCTGACCCCGGGCCATCTGGCCACGGACGGGGCCATCGAACAGGCCTATCGCTACGCCCGCGAGGAGCCGGACAAGTATGTGCTCATGGACCAATACAACAACCCGGCATCCATCCGGGCGCACTACATGGGGACCGGGCTGGAGATCTGGAACCAGACCGGCGGCGCGGTGACCCACTGCGTCATGACGCTGGGCACCTCGGGCACGGCCATGGGCATCGCGAAAAGGTTGCATGAGATGGGCGATGTGTACGTGGCCGCCGTGGAGCCCTACGCGGGGCACAAGATCCAGGGGCTCAAAAACATGCTCGAATCCTACCCGCCGGGTATTTACGACAAGACCGCCCTGGACGAAGTCCTGCGCGTGGAGGACGAGGACGCCTTCGAGAACTGCCGCAGGCTGGCCCGCATGGAGGGCATCTTCGCGGGCATGAGCTCGGGCGCGGCCCTGGGCGGGGCCCTGCAACTGGCCGAGCGGTTGGACAAGGGACTCGTCGTGGTCATTTTCCCGGATTCGGGTGAGCGTTACCTTTCCACCCACCTCTATCGGCGGCAGTCCGGCAGCGGGGTGACGATTTTCGATATGGCCACGGGCGCGGACAAGATGCTCCACACCGGGGCGGGCCTGGGCGCGTACACCATGGGCCCGAGCCTGGACAACCCGGACGGTCTGGATTCCTGGCGGCGGCTTGTGCTGCTCGACGTGTTCATCCGCCATCTGGCCGGGCGCGGCGTGGAGGCCGTGGGCGTGGCCGGGCTGACGGACATGGACGACCGTACTCTGGCGGCAGCCCGCGAAGCGGGAACGGATCGAACCTCCCTGGCCGAGGCGCGGCGCGAGGCCGTCCTGGCGCGTGGTCGGGCCATGGGGTTGTCCGCCGACCTGAAATTTCCCCTGTCGTCGGCCAGCAACGAGACCGCGCTCAATCTGTGCCGGAAGCTCCTGGGCAAGGGGCTGGCCTACGAGAAGCTGCGCAGCGTCTATTTCGATGTGTTCCGCGACAAGCGATACGGCGAGATCGGCACCGTGGACATGGACAAGGTGTCGGGCGGCCGCACCGTGGATCTGGACGCCTACGTCAAGGACAACCCGCTGGACTTCACGCTCCTCAAGCGCGCGTCGCTCATGGACCTGAAGCGCGGCGAGGTGTTGGAGACCCAATGGGGCAACGTGCGCCCGAGTTGGTTCCTGCAGCACGCGGCCATGGCCCTGGACGAGGCGGGCCGCACGGACGTCATGATCGGCTCGGACAAGCACCGCTTTCCGCATCTGGAGAACCTGCGGGCCATCTGGTCCACGGCCGGGCGCGAGGTTCAGGCGTGGATGGCCTGCCAGCAGACCTCTGACGCCGAGGGCGAGACCCTGGCCTCGGTGGCCGAAACCCTGGGCGGCTGGCGCGCGGCCCGGCTGTGGCTCCTGTCCGTGGCCGCCCGC from Desulfovibrio sp. Huiquan2017 encodes:
- a CDS encoding cysteine synthase; this translates as MNKNLLELIGDTPLVEIRHLNPNPNVRILAKIESQNPGGSIKDRVAAAMIEAAEASGELTKDKIIIEATSGNTGVGLAMVAAIKGYRIKLLMPETASEERKMIMAAYGAELELTPGHLATDGAIEQAYRYAREEPDKYVLMDQYNNPASIRAHYMGTGLEIWNQTGGAVTHCVMTLGTSGTAMGIAKRLHEMGDVYVAAVEPYAGHKIQGLKNMLESYPPGIYDKTALDEVLRVEDEDAFENCRRLARMEGIFAGMSSGAALGGALQLAERLDKGLVVVIFPDSGERYLSTHLYRRQSGSGVTIFDMATGADKMLHTGAGLGAYTMGPSLDNPDGLDSWRRLVLLDVFIRHLAGRGVEAVGVAGLTDMDDRTLAAAREAGTDRTSLAEARREAVLARGRAMGLSADLKFPLSSASNETALNLCRKLLGKGLAYEKLRSVYFDVFRDKRYGEIGTVDMDKVSGGRTVDLDAYVKDNPLDFTLLKRASLMDLKRGEVLETQWGNVRPSWFLQHAAMALDEAGRTDVMIGSDKHRFPHLENLRAIWSTAGREVQAWMACQQTSDAEGETLASVAETLGGWRAARLWLLSVAARKQLCASADNLAMWARNWRRIQECAVALTLALDARGDTVSTDVEQAVFDLKAAFRAAMDDGLKLHHFWPALFKFIKQVNLWTGDDRLTGAAARVCLDELKAIDAILAILDPAQMPVLLSDLPAEVQGLVADRQKAREAKDFARSDELRDRIATAGFRVEDTGGVPRVFNI